One Gossypium raimondii isolate GPD5lz chromosome 3, ASM2569854v1, whole genome shotgun sequence genomic window carries:
- the LOC105794511 gene encoding protein FLX-like 3 — protein MEMSEVEQMQAMEKNLIRMAKEVEKLRAEVLSAEKKMHGTVPYAGGYMNPDPSYAPPFLGGTTYSGGYSRPVMQTGLRPV, from the exons ATGGAAATG AGCGAGGTGGAGCAAATGCAAGCTATGGAGAAGAATCTAATCCGGATGGCAAAAGAAGTTGAAAAGCTACGCGCTGAAGTTTTGAGTGCTGAGAAGAAAATGCATG GAACGGTACCATATGCTGGTGGCTACATGAATCCTGATCCTTCATATGCACCACCTTTTCTAGGTGGCACCACTTATTCTGGTGGCTATAGTCGGCCTGTAATGCAGACGGGTCTTAGGCCAGTATAA